The Conexivisphaera calida genome includes a region encoding these proteins:
- a CDS encoding AAA family ATPase translates to MIEEVVVRNFLSHPDTDLLLEEGVNVFVGPNGAGKSSIIDAITFALFGEHTRGRVPNLVRRGSSGAEVRVRFTVAGEAYEASRGLDQSGKLDRAVLVKVERDPPGSRVIVAGERRKTEMESVSRHVEAILGMGYKELRLASIVQQGELDSVLELQPRELKELINRLVGIDDLDRAYALSRDVIDGFKERVRRDVGFSVDDVERLEEEVEELKRRMEEARGRAAELGRRMEELGSRESRLREELEAMEPLRRKAMEAEGRFSALIEYLLHLREETIRRAKELRSVLAEAPGRMEEAARATELEKELEAARRDLEVLERELEEIRGRRADLAASAKRAAELERDLARKEGELRRIEARMGEIEARRRELGELRPVEELDRLMRDADARLKELERRRGEVGKEIRNLEELRRTGRCPTCGRTIEGMDVEGRLEGLRGELGRIEEEIRDVEAGRSKIEEELRRAREAAKLDGEASTVGERAPALREEIGELRRRIEEARRAAVELGGIEEELRRKEDARRELRRRIDSAEGELRRAREASAWLGARGISGPGDLERLGSEASAAEELARRIPADPRSSELDSLALDPRSSELVREVAELRREASGYDESRRREIEDELRSIGEEKVRVSGELGSARSVEEDSRRGLEVREGALAQLRRARKYLDVYERIRRDIFGRDGRLASGLRDWAVEALSDAASEHIRMFGMGISTVQLREDGGDVGITCYGQSGRMDVEAMSGGERVAVALALRFAMARLIGGSRADFIILDEPTANLDSEHRRKLVDLVSAMGNMAGPLRQIIVITHDRETFEDSGVEASAVFSFSRGPEGSSVRRIS, encoded by the coding sequence TTGATAGAGGAGGTAGTCGTCCGCAACTTCCTCTCCCACCCGGACACGGACCTCCTGTTGGAGGAGGGCGTCAACGTGTTCGTGGGGCCGAACGGCGCCGGGAAGTCATCCATTATAGACGCGATAACATTCGCGCTCTTCGGGGAGCACACCAGGGGGAGGGTGCCGAACCTGGTGAGGAGGGGATCGAGCGGCGCCGAGGTCAGGGTCAGGTTCACCGTGGCCGGCGAGGCGTATGAGGCATCCAGGGGCCTCGACCAGTCGGGGAAGCTCGACCGCGCGGTGCTGGTGAAGGTGGAGCGCGACCCTCCCGGCTCCAGGGTCATCGTCGCAGGGGAGAGGAGGAAGACCGAGATGGAGTCGGTGAGCAGGCACGTGGAGGCGATACTGGGCATGGGCTACAAGGAGCTCAGGCTCGCGTCCATAGTGCAGCAGGGGGAGCTGGACTCCGTCCTGGAGCTGCAGCCCAGGGAGCTGAAGGAGCTGATAAACAGGCTCGTCGGAATAGACGACTTGGACAGGGCCTACGCGCTGAGCCGCGACGTGATCGACGGCTTCAAGGAGAGGGTGAGGAGGGACGTCGGCTTCTCCGTGGACGACGTGGAGAGGCTCGAGGAGGAGGTGGAGGAGCTGAAGAGGAGGATGGAGGAGGCGCGCGGGAGGGCCGCGGAGCTGGGGAGGAGGATGGAGGAGCTGGGCTCGAGGGAGTCGCGGCTGAGGGAGGAGCTGGAGGCGATGGAGCCCCTGAGGAGGAAGGCCATGGAGGCGGAGGGCAGGTTCTCGGCGCTCATCGAGTACCTCCTCCACCTGAGGGAGGAAACCATCAGGAGGGCGAAGGAGCTGAGGAGCGTGCTCGCGGAGGCCCCGGGGAGGATGGAGGAGGCCGCCAGGGCGACGGAGCTGGAGAAGGAGCTGGAGGCCGCGAGGAGGGATCTCGAAGTCCTGGAGAGGGAGCTGGAGGAGATCAGGGGGAGGAGGGCGGACCTCGCCGCCTCCGCGAAGCGCGCGGCCGAGCTGGAGAGGGACCTGGCGAGGAAGGAGGGGGAGCTGAGGAGGATCGAGGCCAGGATGGGCGAGATCGAGGCCAGGAGGAGGGAGCTGGGGGAGCTCAGGCCGGTGGAGGAGCTGGATCGCCTGATGAGGGACGCGGACGCGAGGCTCAAGGAGCTGGAGAGGAGGAGGGGCGAGGTGGGGAAGGAGATCAGGAACCTGGAGGAGCTGAGGAGGACCGGCAGGTGCCCCACGTGCGGGAGGACTATCGAGGGAATGGACGTCGAGGGCAGGCTGGAGGGGCTGCGCGGGGAACTCGGGAGGATCGAGGAGGAGATACGGGACGTCGAGGCGGGGAGATCGAAGATCGAGGAGGAGCTGAGGCGCGCGAGGGAGGCCGCGAAGCTCGACGGGGAGGCCAGCACCGTGGGGGAGCGCGCCCCCGCGCTCAGGGAGGAGATAGGGGAGCTGAGGAGGAGGATCGAGGAGGCGAGGAGGGCGGCCGTGGAGCTGGGGGGGATCGAGGAGGAGCTGAGGAGGAAGGAGGATGCGAGGAGGGAGCTGAGGAGGAGGATCGACTCCGCGGAGGGCGAGCTGAGGCGCGCGAGGGAGGCGTCGGCCTGGCTGGGCGCGAGGGGGATATCGGGGCCCGGGGATCTGGAGAGGCTCGGATCCGAGGCTTCGGCGGCCGAGGAGCTCGCGCGCAGGATCCCGGCGGATCCCAGGTCCTCGGAGCTCGATTCGCTGGCCCTAGATCCCAGGTCCTCGGAGCTGGTGCGCGAGGTGGCGGAGCTGAGGAGGGAGGCCTCGGGATACGATGAGTCGAGGCGCAGGGAGATCGAGGACGAGCTGAGGTCCATAGGGGAGGAGAAGGTGAGGGTCAGCGGGGAGCTGGGGAGCGCCAGGAGCGTCGAGGAGGACTCGAGGAGGGGGCTGGAGGTCCGCGAGGGGGCCTTGGCGCAGCTCAGGAGGGCGAGGAAGTACCTGGACGTCTACGAGAGGATAAGGAGGGACATCTTCGGCAGGGACGGCAGGCTCGCCTCGGGCCTCAGGGACTGGGCCGTCGAGGCCCTATCGGACGCGGCGTCCGAGCACATCAGGATGTTCGGCATGGGGATCTCCACCGTACAGCTCAGGGAGGACGGGGGAGACGTCGGGATAACCTGCTACGGGCAGTCCGGGAGGATGGACGTCGAGGCGATGAGCGGGGGCGAGCGCGTGGCCGTCGCGCTGGCCCTCAGGTTCGCCATGGCGAGGCTCATCGGGGGGAGCAGGGCGGACTTCATAATACTGGACGAGCCGACGGCCAACCTGGACTCGGAGCACAGGAGGAAGCTGGTGGACCTGGTATCGGCTATGGGGAACATGGCTGGGCCGCTGCGCCAGATAATAGTGATAACCCACGACAGGGAGACATTCGAGGACTCGGGCGTCGAGGCGTCGGCCGTCTTCTCATTCTCGAGGGGCCCGGAGGGGAGCTCCGTCAGGAGGATCTCCTGA
- a CDS encoding NifB/NifX family molybdenum-iron cluster-binding protein: MRIVALSKEDNGLDSRVTAHPRMAPYLIVVDVDDSGNIVSVRAVPNPYAGDEREHEHVHGHEHLGRGGGEGAEHHEHGAGYGRGGGYGRGLGLGRGGRGWSRGAAPGSSASSAP; encoded by the coding sequence GTGAGGATAGTCGCGCTCAGCAAGGAGGACAACGGCCTCGATTCGAGGGTGACCGCGCACCCCAGGATGGCCCCGTACCTCATAGTCGTGGATGTGGATGACTCCGGGAACATTGTGTCCGTGAGGGCGGTCCCCAACCCGTACGCGGGGGATGAGCGCGAACATGAGCACGTGCATGGACACGAGCATCTGGGCAGGGGCGGAGGCGAGGGTGCGGAGCACCACGAGCACGGGGCTGGGTATGGGCGCGGAGGAGGATACGGGCGCGGACTTGGACTTGGACGTGGGGGGCGGGGGTGGTCGCGGGGGGCGGCGCCGGGTTCTTCCGCTTCCTCAGCTCCCTGA
- a CDS encoding archaellin/type IV pilin N-terminal domain-containing protein, which translates to MEITAKRSRSRSKAKAISPIIATLILIVITVVAGVALYGFVSGFMAKTTSSTGTFSSASLSIQAASVSATKGFTILVTNTGSTPVTVTAISLINGSTNSLMCSTTSSIKISPSTTVSITGNSSNCTSGVYPTESGGYVIVQVMTSGGAYVDYGTTVSP; encoded by the coding sequence TTGGAGATAACGGCGAAGAGGTCGAGATCCAGGTCGAAGGCAAAGGCAATATCGCCGATCATAGCCACGCTGATACTGATAGTGATAACGGTCGTCGCCGGCGTCGCTCTCTATGGGTTCGTCTCCGGGTTCATGGCTAAGACAACGTCGAGCACCGGGACGTTCTCCTCGGCGTCGCTGTCGATACAGGCCGCATCGGTCAGCGCTACCAAAGGTTTCACAATACTGGTCACGAACACCGGCTCCACGCCGGTGACCGTGACTGCAATCAGCTTAATCAATGGAAGTACTAATTCACTGATGTGCAGTACTACTAGTTCCATCAAAATATCGCCTTCTACTACCGTTTCGATAACTGGTAATAGTAGTAATTGTACGTCGGGGGTTTATCCAACTGAGTCCGGCGGATATGTCATAGTTCAAGTTATGACCAGCGGCGGCGCATATGTGGACTACGGAACTACGGTGTCGCCCTGA
- a CDS encoding NifB/NifX family molybdenum-iron cluster-binding protein, translating into MVAGGGAGFFRFLSSLRPDALIAYTIGSGAFYNAREMGIKIYKPKRTVGESVKALLAGELEEIREPSE; encoded by the coding sequence GTGGTCGCGGGGGGCGGCGCCGGGTTCTTCCGCTTCCTCAGCTCCCTGAGGCCCGATGCGCTCATCGCGTACACGATCGGATCGGGTGCATTCTACAACGCGAGGGAGATGGGAATAAAGATCTACAAGCCGAAGCGCACCGTCGGCGAGTCCGTGAAGGCGCTGCTGGCGGGCGAGTTGGAGGAGATACGGGAGCCCAGCGAGTAG
- a CDS encoding recombinase family protein: MSLERPLAVYLRVSTRKQETENQSIAIEQWLSSRGLSWGDVDYRLEDVESGTEDQRSGFQELWRLVKEGRVHGVLVFEISRLSRRQRTLIDFLYDCVERGITVYSVKESYLAEWLREPRARAIVVGLLSILYDLERQMISDRTKAGLERARMQGKIVGRPRKQVDRREVDKLLRLGVPRTKIARMLGVSPRTLKRRIVEWNSQGRA, from the coding sequence GTGTCGCTCGAGAGGCCGCTCGCGGTCTACCTGCGCGTGTCGACCCGCAAGCAGGAGACCGAGAACCAGTCGATCGCGATAGAGCAGTGGCTGAGCTCCAGGGGGCTCTCGTGGGGCGACGTGGACTACAGGCTGGAGGACGTGGAGAGCGGCACCGAGGATCAGCGCTCGGGGTTCCAGGAGCTCTGGCGCCTCGTGAAGGAGGGCAGGGTGCACGGCGTGCTCGTCTTCGAGATATCCCGGCTCTCCCGCAGGCAGCGCACCCTGATAGACTTCCTCTACGACTGCGTCGAGAGGGGGATAACGGTCTACTCGGTGAAGGAGAGCTACCTGGCGGAGTGGCTCAGGGAGCCGAGGGCCCGCGCGATAGTGGTGGGGCTCCTCTCGATACTCTACGACCTGGAGCGCCAGATGATATCGGACAGGACGAAGGCGGGGCTCGAGAGGGCCAGGATGCAGGGGAAGATCGTGGGGAGGCCGCGCAAGCAGGTGGACAGGAGGGAGGTGGACAAGCTCCTCAGGCTCGGGGTGCCCAGGACCAAGATAGCCAGGATGCTCGGGGTGAGCCCCAGGACCCTGAAGAGGAGGATCGTCGAGTGGAACTCCCAGGGGAGAGCGTGA
- a CDS encoding amidohydrolase family protein, producing the protein MDLVDVHSHVIPRGLLERYGSASEIGAGRYSVELWGIRVSGVPRGIFDLGARVRDMDSEDVAVQVLLPMVDPRAMSAKAARLVNDELRAEAAPHGERFVRFAVLPYGDPSAALEELDRAYRDLGVGGVLLWSDMAGVPPGSGALDAIYGRLEDYGIPAFVHPSLPADPRLSSHYMGVVAGAIGEDFVAVASVILGGVLDRFPRLRLIFPHGGGAAPVQVGRIRRAAEVRADCALRRDPLDYMRSMYFDSAVYSPEALRFLVQVVGMDRVLLGTDYPADIMEWRGMGARLEEAMGRAGLEAIGRRNPSRALGLSVS; encoded by the coding sequence ATGGACCTGGTGGACGTCCACTCACACGTGATACCCCGCGGCCTCCTGGAGCGCTACGGGTCGGCATCGGAGATCGGGGCCGGAAGGTACTCGGTCGAGCTCTGGGGCATCCGCGTATCCGGCGTCCCCAGGGGCATCTTCGACCTGGGCGCCAGGGTCCGCGACATGGACTCCGAGGACGTGGCAGTGCAGGTACTGCTCCCGATGGTGGACCCGAGGGCGATGAGCGCCAAGGCCGCGAGGCTCGTGAACGACGAGCTCAGGGCGGAGGCGGCGCCCCACGGCGAGAGGTTCGTGAGGTTCGCGGTCCTACCCTACGGGGATCCGTCCGCTGCCCTGGAGGAGCTCGACAGGGCCTATCGCGACCTGGGCGTCGGCGGCGTCCTGCTCTGGTCGGACATGGCGGGCGTGCCTCCGGGATCCGGTGCGCTCGACGCAATCTACGGGAGGCTCGAGGACTACGGCATCCCCGCGTTCGTCCACCCGTCCCTCCCCGCCGATCCCAGGCTCTCCTCGCACTACATGGGGGTTGTGGCGGGCGCGATAGGCGAGGACTTCGTGGCCGTCGCGTCCGTGATCCTCGGAGGGGTCCTGGACCGCTTCCCCCGCCTCCGGCTCATATTCCCCCACGGCGGAGGGGCCGCGCCGGTGCAGGTCGGCAGGATCAGGAGGGCGGCGGAGGTCAGGGCGGACTGCGCCCTCCGCAGGGATCCGCTGGACTACATGAGGTCGATGTACTTCGACAGCGCCGTCTACAGTCCAGAGGCCCTCAGGTTCCTGGTGCAGGTCGTCGGGATGGACAGGGTGCTGCTGGGGACCGACTACCCGGCCGACATCATGGAGTGGAGGGGGATGGGCGCGCGCTTGGAGGAGGCGATGGGGCGCGCGGGGCTGGAGGCGATCGGGAGGAGGAACCCCTCGAGGGCCCTGGGGCTCTCCGTTTCTTAA
- a CDS encoding GTP cyclohydrolase I FolE2 — MDWDDVVRRARDVQYEGPGIGLRIPGAGIGGLRIPLDLREGPVMMLGGSVDALVDLPPGMRGVNMSRSVRAVLESMDGARSLADFASAAASRLLELHEYSTSARVVVRTSAFIEEEAPVTGLRSPSRFSAIADFTRRRDGPASAWLGASVLGVTACPCGSELMRSASGGCDGFPCATHMQRARVLVAARPAGSTDLASLRSSALGGLSASAYPLLRRSDEASVIHGALSNPRFAEDVFRRVALSFIEGNPSFPRDGELRVRVRSYESIHGHDVVVEGMLRGEELLSLRRSS, encoded by the coding sequence GTGGACTGGGACGACGTGGTGCGCAGGGCCCGGGACGTGCAGTACGAGGGACCCGGGATAGGGCTCAGGATACCGGGCGCCGGGATCGGCGGGCTCAGGATTCCGCTGGACCTGCGCGAGGGTCCCGTGATGATGCTGGGCGGGTCCGTGGACGCACTCGTGGACCTACCGCCCGGCATGAGGGGCGTAAATATGTCCAGGAGTGTCCGCGCCGTCCTGGAGTCGATGGACGGCGCGAGGTCCCTCGCGGACTTCGCCTCGGCAGCTGCCTCCCGCCTCCTCGAGCTCCACGAGTACTCGACGTCCGCCAGGGTGGTCGTCCGCACCTCCGCGTTCATCGAGGAGGAGGCCCCGGTGACGGGCCTCAGGTCCCCATCGCGCTTCTCGGCGATCGCGGACTTCACGCGCCGCAGGGACGGTCCGGCGTCGGCCTGGCTGGGCGCCTCGGTCCTCGGGGTCACCGCGTGTCCCTGTGGATCCGAGCTGATGAGGTCAGCTTCCGGCGGGTGCGACGGATTTCCCTGCGCCACCCACATGCAGAGGGCCCGCGTGCTGGTGGCCGCCCGCCCGGCCGGGTCCACCGACTTGGCATCGCTCAGGTCCTCGGCCCTCGGGGGGCTGAGCGCCTCCGCCTATCCTCTGCTCAGGAGGTCCGACGAGGCCTCCGTAATCCACGGCGCGCTCTCGAACCCCAGGTTCGCCGAGGACGTGTTCCGGCGCGTTGCCCTCTCCTTCATAGAGGGGAACCCATCCTTCCCCCGGGACGGGGAGCTCCGCGTCAGGGTGAGGAGCTATGAGAGCATACACGGGCACGACGTGGTGGTCGAGGGGATGCTGAGGGGGGAGGAGCTGCTCTCCCTCAGGAGATCCTCCTGA
- a CDS encoding MFS transporter has translation MGSSASTSPASIGRAVAPSLVVVLVGLGTFLDGYDLLNISVALPLLSRFMHLSPALSGLLGTATYLGGIAGGLAFGLLSDLRGRRNALLADLAFFLVASLLSAFVESPLQLLVLRVLIGFGIGADIASGPALLSEVSPSSSRGLLMGLSLVMMPLGGLVSAALAYGMWASGVAPAILWRILLGAGAVPAAIVIALRSRLPESPMWIERGTRGRRTRTYGDLARRYWRMLAYSSVAWVGAGTTSIFTIFTPMVVSSIGGGYQTMLRVVLILWTLATLGGLVGALLMDRVGRRPLLVGALAALGASFWAVAAGYRTPLLEVALAAGMFATFLSVSGAYTVQTEVFPVEVKSLADGMAFSLNRIANFAFGAVAPALLVADLMPQYLTWVGAFALASGVAAGALGLESSRSDLRRVEEIVERRARARPA, from the coding sequence ATGGGATCGAGCGCGTCCACATCCCCCGCGTCGATCGGCCGCGCGGTTGCGCCTTCCCTCGTCGTGGTCCTCGTGGGGCTCGGCACCTTCCTGGATGGATATGACCTGCTCAACATAAGCGTCGCGCTCCCCCTCCTCTCCAGGTTCATGCACCTGTCCCCGGCGCTCTCGGGACTCCTGGGGACGGCCACCTACCTCGGGGGGATAGCCGGAGGGCTCGCGTTCGGCCTGCTGAGCGACCTGAGGGGGAGGAGGAACGCGCTGCTGGCGGACCTCGCCTTCTTCCTGGTCGCGTCCCTCCTCTCCGCGTTCGTCGAGTCCCCGCTCCAGCTCCTAGTACTCAGGGTGCTCATAGGCTTCGGGATAGGCGCCGACATAGCGTCGGGGCCCGCGCTCCTCTCGGAGGTCTCCCCCTCGTCGTCCAGGGGGCTCCTGATGGGGCTCTCCCTGGTCATGATGCCGCTGGGAGGGCTCGTGAGCGCGGCGCTCGCCTACGGGATGTGGGCATCGGGGGTCGCCCCCGCGATCCTCTGGAGGATCCTGCTGGGGGCGGGGGCCGTGCCCGCCGCGATAGTGATAGCCCTGAGGAGCCGCCTGCCCGAGTCCCCGATGTGGATAGAGAGGGGAACGCGGGGGAGGAGGACCAGGACGTACGGGGACCTGGCGAGGAGGTACTGGAGGATGCTGGCGTACTCGTCGGTGGCGTGGGTGGGGGCCGGCACCACCTCCATATTCACGATATTCACTCCCATGGTCGTGTCCTCCATCGGGGGCGGCTACCAGACAATGCTACGCGTGGTCCTGATCCTCTGGACCCTGGCGACGCTGGGAGGGCTCGTCGGAGCGCTCCTGATGGACAGGGTTGGCAGGAGGCCGCTGCTCGTGGGCGCGCTCGCCGCGCTGGGCGCATCGTTCTGGGCCGTCGCCGCGGGATACCGCACGCCGCTGCTCGAGGTCGCGCTGGCCGCGGGCATGTTCGCCACCTTCCTCTCGGTCAGTGGGGCCTACACGGTGCAGACCGAGGTCTTCCCGGTCGAGGTCAAGTCGCTGGCCGACGGAATGGCGTTCTCGCTCAACAGGATAGCGAACTTCGCGTTCGGCGCCGTGGCGCCGGCGCTCCTCGTGGCTGACCTCATGCCCCAGTACCTCACGTGGGTGGGTGCATTCGCGCTGGCCTCAGGTGTTGCGGCCGGTGCGCTGGGCCTGGAGAGCTCGAGGAGCGACCTCAGGCGCGTCGAGGAGATCGTGGAGCGGCGGGCGCGCGCCAGGCCTGCATAG
- a CDS encoding DNA repair exonuclease, translating to MDLLFGHISDTHLGAAPYGRPEREDDFYDALDEALEVLLREGVRFIVHSGDIFDAPRPPGTALNHMARKLRELRDRGVRLYFVLGEHDISRMRETPSSLIYDTLGLATELGRPGPGGAQEPFLEMGGDVEILGLHKRRKSESDRLRGELVRIGSMRPRGRLRILVLHQGIYEADRYASEISAQDLPRNFNYYAMGHLHDRYERRFEFLGGPLCYPGSTELTLNEGIREKEKGVYLVDASGDEPSAQWIKLKGTRPHIRRSTRYGELDQFVSALAEEIRGMAEKPMLDVEVEGRREEMRNEVINTALRRLEGLVLYYQWERKEVGEAGRIVREKPEDLRGKMRELAVHALGDEALASFALEELLPLLRENDTEGAADVLYRAFREGRFG from the coding sequence GTGGACCTGCTCTTCGGCCACATCTCGGACACCCACCTGGGGGCCGCGCCCTACGGGAGGCCAGAGAGGGAGGACGACTTCTACGACGCGCTGGACGAGGCGCTGGAGGTCCTGCTGAGGGAGGGCGTCCGCTTCATAGTCCACTCGGGGGACATCTTCGATGCCCCCCGCCCCCCGGGGACGGCGCTCAACCACATGGCCAGGAAGCTCAGGGAGCTGAGGGACCGCGGGGTCAGGCTCTACTTCGTCCTGGGGGAGCACGACATAAGCAGGATGAGGGAGACGCCATCCTCGCTCATCTACGACACCCTGGGGCTGGCGACAGAGCTGGGGAGGCCCGGCCCGGGCGGAGCGCAGGAGCCGTTCCTGGAGATGGGCGGCGACGTGGAGATACTGGGGCTGCACAAGAGGAGGAAGTCCGAGTCGGACAGGCTCAGGGGGGAGCTGGTGCGCATAGGATCCATGAGGCCCAGGGGGCGCCTCAGGATCCTGGTCCTCCACCAGGGGATATACGAGGCCGACAGGTACGCGTCCGAGATATCGGCGCAGGACCTCCCCAGGAACTTCAACTACTATGCGATGGGCCACCTCCACGACAGGTACGAGCGCAGGTTCGAGTTCCTGGGCGGCCCGCTCTGCTACCCCGGGTCCACGGAGCTCACGCTGAACGAGGGGATAAGGGAGAAGGAGAAGGGGGTCTACCTCGTCGACGCATCGGGGGACGAGCCGTCGGCGCAGTGGATAAAGCTCAAGGGCACGAGGCCACACATCAGGCGCTCCACCAGGTACGGGGAGCTCGATCAATTCGTCTCGGCGCTCGCGGAGGAGATCCGCGGGATGGCCGAGAAGCCAATGCTCGACGTGGAGGTGGAGGGGAGGAGGGAGGAGATGAGGAACGAGGTGATAAACACGGCGCTCAGGAGGCTGGAGGGGCTCGTCCTTTACTACCAGTGGGAGAGGAAGGAGGTCGGGGAGGCCGGGCGCATAGTCAGGGAGAAACCCGAGGACCTCAGGGGGAAGATGAGGGAGCTCGCAGTCCACGCGCTCGGCGACGAGGCCCTCGCGTCATTCGCGCTGGAGGAGCTCCTCCCGCTCCTGAGGGAGAACGACACGGAGGGCGCCGCGGACGTCCTCTACAGGGCCTTCAGGGAGGGGAGGTTCGGTTGA
- a CDS encoding NADPH-dependent FMN reductase, with protein MRRSIGEADLVVIATPEYNHSTSGALKNAIDWVSRPRKDNPFEWKPVVIMSASTGMLGGIRAQEHLRQILASLGALVITYPEVVVGSADSKFDGEGRLRDPAALRFMDQLLGNGLRLARALRVGLEVADARIYGK; from the coding sequence TTGAGGAGGTCCATAGGGGAGGCGGACCTCGTCGTGATCGCGACCCCTGAGTATAACCACAGCACGTCGGGCGCGCTGAAGAACGCGATAGACTGGGTCTCGAGGCCGCGCAAGGACAATCCGTTCGAGTGGAAGCCAGTCGTGATAATGTCGGCCTCGACCGGGATGCTCGGGGGGATAAGGGCCCAGGAGCACCTGAGGCAGATACTCGCGTCCCTCGGGGCCCTGGTCATCACCTACCCCGAGGTGGTCGTGGGATCCGCGGACTCGAAGTTCGACGGCGAGGGGAGGCTGAGGGATCCCGCCGCCCTCAGGTTCATGGACCAGCTCCTGGGGAACGGGCTGAGGCTGGCGAGGGCTCTCAGGGTCGGGCTGGAGGTCGCGGACGCGCGCATATACGGAAAGTGA
- a CDS encoding MFS transporter → MRENGGFRGFHARASPAALAYERTARSAAIGYLMVALPIYVEDILHSAVLVGVLLTVSGFVTLALVVGASAASDVAGHARGLAAMELMAAAAAIGLTYVRSPAAIAALIGLGGFNAAGFGATRDSMVPLVNALVRRFSGEDDVARTRMFGELNLISTFGGVAGAASAAVMGPSTALPLISALSASGAAAVLATSGLGEHAARVNPLRGLRSGGRAVAGYSLSQLVAGVGIGLSMPLLSLWSHFYLGLGQGAIGYAVAAGNVAYAVSSYYAYRVVASMGLVRSNALSRIASGAAVAVLPLARGPVALGVALAAYNAFVGIGSSARASFISGSASPEAVATSSAVGSVAIRSSITASTSASGVLTAVDPLLLMPTAGIAFVASGIVYLWTLERRRGRSGESGTQPRWPRRSAGAEPWKRVKRLLEHRISARRWTWWTSTHT, encoded by the coding sequence GTGAGGGAAAACGGCGGTTTTCGCGGTTTTCACGCACGCGCATCCCCGGCCGCACTAGCGTACGAGAGGACCGCCAGGAGCGCGGCGATAGGCTACCTGATGGTCGCCCTCCCCATATACGTGGAGGATATCCTGCACAGCGCAGTCCTCGTGGGGGTGCTCCTCACCGTCTCCGGATTCGTGACGCTGGCGCTCGTCGTGGGCGCCAGCGCCGCATCGGACGTCGCGGGCCACGCCAGGGGGCTCGCTGCGATGGAGCTCATGGCCGCGGCCGCGGCTATCGGGCTCACATATGTGAGGTCGCCCGCGGCCATCGCGGCACTGATAGGGCTCGGGGGATTCAACGCCGCCGGGTTCGGGGCCACCAGGGACTCGATGGTCCCCCTCGTGAACGCGCTCGTCAGGAGGTTCTCCGGGGAGGACGACGTCGCCAGGACCAGGATGTTCGGTGAGCTGAACCTGATATCCACCTTCGGGGGCGTGGCCGGCGCGGCGTCCGCGGCGGTGATGGGACCCTCGACGGCGCTCCCCCTGATATCCGCGCTCTCCGCATCGGGCGCCGCGGCCGTGCTAGCCACCTCCGGGCTCGGGGAGCACGCGGCGCGCGTGAACCCGCTCAGGGGCCTGAGGTCCGGGGGAAGGGCGGTTGCCGGCTACTCGCTGAGCCAGCTGGTCGCCGGGGTGGGGATCGGGCTCTCGATGCCGCTCCTCTCCCTCTGGTCCCACTTCTACCTGGGGCTCGGGCAGGGCGCCATAGGGTACGCGGTCGCCGCAGGCAACGTAGCATACGCGGTCTCATCCTACTACGCGTACAGGGTCGTCGCGTCGATGGGGCTCGTGAGGAGCAACGCCCTCTCCAGGATAGCGAGCGGCGCGGCGGTCGCGGTCCTCCCGCTGGCGAGGGGGCCAGTTGCGCTGGGGGTTGCGCTCGCCGCCTACAACGCGTTCGTCGGGATCGGCAGCTCGGCCCGCGCGTCGTTCATATCTGGATCCGCGAGCCCGGAGGCCGTGGCGACCTCCTCGGCCGTGGGGAGCGTAGCCATCCGCTCCAGCATAACCGCGTCCACCTCGGCGTCGGGCGTCCTGACGGCGGTGGACCCCCTCCTGCTCATGCCGACCGCCGGGATCGCGTTCGTCGCCTCCGGCATTGTCTACCTGTGGACGCTGGAGCGCAGGCGCGGGCGCTCGGGGGAATCCGGGACGCAACCGCGATGGCCGCGGCGATCCGCCGGGGCTGAACCGTGGAAACGGGTGAAACGCTTATTGGAACATCGTATTTCCGCGCGACGATGGACCTGGTGGACGTCCACTCACACGTGA
- a CDS encoding NADPH-dependent FMN reductase has product MEEGDAGDRGLKVLGISGSLRRGSYNRMLLLNALRRLPEDVEWSIAEIRGIPVLDEDEISNPPEEVLELEEVHRGGGPRRDRDP; this is encoded by the coding sequence ATGGAGGAGGGGGACGCCGGGGACAGGGGGCTGAAGGTCCTTGGAATATCCGGGAGCCTGAGGAGGGGATCCTACAACAGGATGCTCCTCCTGAACGCGCTCCGGAGGCTCCCCGAGGACGTCGAGTGGAGTATCGCTGAGATACGCGGTATACCGGTGCTGGACGAGGACGAGATCTCGAACCCCCCGGAGGAGGTTCTGGAGCTTGAGGAGGTCCATAGGGGAGGCGGACCTCGTCGTGATCGCGACCCCTGA